The sequence below is a genomic window from Corvus moneduloides isolate bCorMon1 chromosome 24, bCorMon1.pri, whole genome shotgun sequence.
GGGCCACTGGTGTGTGGGGCAGGAGGTCTGTGGCCAGTGGCTCCAAAAGCTTTATTGCTCGTTAGTTTCTGCTAAGTGAATCCAGTACTGACAACCACCGGGGGTAGCTGTAGTTAGGGACACCCTGGCATGGTGTGAGGGTGACAAGAAGGCGCCACTTGGTCAGTCCAGGCGTCCTTGGATGATTGCAAGGCCCCACACCTTGGAGCACAGTGGGTGATGCAGAAAGGTTATTGAAGAAACCAAGGGGGAACTGCAGCCCTAGGCCACAGGGTCCCGAcccaccagcagctcttttttAATACAGGGTGTAAAACAGAGCGCAAGGAGTTGAGTCCAGCAGTCCAGAGAAGGTCccactgccccctccccagcactgggctgcCTGAGCCTCCTTTACTGATGGAAATGGGAGCACCTCTGCCTTATGCAGTCCCCTGTAGGCTCTGTGCTGGTCCATCCAGAGGTGGCCACACTGACTATCCACCCAGAGGGACAAGCTGAGCCctgccattcccagctggaCTCTGCCATCCTGGTGGGCTAATTGGTGGGCTCTGTGGCCATGGTGTCCACATCAGGAGATGGCAGCACGCTGCTGTTCCCACCGTTGCTCAcgttttccttgctgttttctCTCGTGGGGTCACTGTCTTTATCCTCCACCCTCTGCTTGAGCTTGAGGGAAGAATCTCTCCGGGACAGAAGGGGCTGGTAGCCAGCAAAGACTCCTCCACTCACGTTTGTTCGCTTGTCTGGGGGTGGACAGAAAAAGAGAGTTGTTTACCTGGGGCCCAAACTGACTGTTCAGATGAGAAAAAGGTTTGTAGAGTCCCTCCTTGCAAGAGGCATTGGGGTATCTTCTCTGGGAGTCCTTCCAGCCACCAGATGCCCCCCAAGGGGAAGATGGGTGGGGGTGTGGGCTCTGCCCCAGCATGGCTGTGGTCAGGAGGTCCAGGGAAGGGTGGTCAGCTGGGTCAGCTGGTCTCCTACCTCCTGGCCCGATGGGGTGCATCAGTCGGTTCATCTGGACGTTCCAGTGCTTGACGTTGGTGCTGGCCTGTCGCAGCTTCCGCTGGGCCGCCTGGCAGGGGACGGAGGAAAGGGGTGAGCTGGTGCCCCACTGCCCCTGTTCTGTTCCCTTCCATGAGTAAGCCTGGATTGGAGGTTCCCTCTGGGATGGAGACCCAGTTCACCCTCCTCTAGAccttctgctccctctccaAACCTCCCCCCTTCACACGCTCTCACTGTCAACATCGCTTTGGACACCAGCGCTttgtccccagggcaggacaCGCTTGTCCTGTCTCAGCCACTGCATCATCCCCTGCCTACACACGGCACAGCTCAGAAACCCCCAAGGCAATTCCAGCTTGGTCCTCCCCAGTATGGAGGTGaccctgggagggctgggaagtCCCCTGTGTTCGCCGTGTGAAGAGATGTGGCACTGACGTGATGCTCACCATGACATCTTGGTCCACCCGCTGCCTGTTCACTCTCACttcttccagctgcttctgTGCCTCTTCCAGGCACTTGTTCTTGTTCTCCATCTCCTGCTTGAGGACTTGCTTCTCCCTCTGAGTTTTGATGATATATTCTTCTTGCTCCTCCTTCAGCTTCATCAGCTGTTTCagcttctcctcttcctcagccaGTAGCCTGACAATGAAGAGCAAGAGGTGAGGATGTCCCTCTGCCACTTCTTCCACCAGCTCTCTCTGTCCCAGCCTGCATACTGGGAAGTCACCAGCACACCCCAGTACCTGGGAGCActgagctgccctggggagcacaTCCCCATgcgcagctgctgccctgggagcgGGGCTGCTCAAGCAGGGGGAGGGATGCCCTGGTCCTACCTGGCCTGTGCATATCTCACAGCCTCCTCGTCCTGCCGCGCTTTcacttcctgctgcagggcctCCTGGAGCCTCTCCTGCAtgtcctccagctccaggatgCGCTTGCGCTGCcgctctgcctctgcctccttcAGGACCATCTCAGCCTGCATGGAGGCACGAGCCTGCGGCGGGGACAGGAGCCATCAGCTGGCCGGGCCACCACCAGCGTCCCCAGAACCCAGGCCCACCGAGCGGAGCGGGCCAGACCAGGGACAGCCCATAGTGACAGGTCCAAAGCAGTTTCCCTGCTCAGGAGCCAGGCTGTGTCATTCAGAGTCAGTGCTGGCTGTGAGGTCAGAAATGGGctctctgtccagcctggcacCAGCAGTTGCCTCTCACTGACCCCCAGCTAAAGACCCTCGAGGCAGATTGTCCTCATGTCCTGCTCAAAGGGATCTCAGGCACAACAGAGCCCAGAGGTGAtgtgtggcagcagcactgcacatCCAAACCCCTGGGCTGCCCCGggcaagggaaggagaaggaagcaaCTACCCCGCGAGCACCACAGCCCATGGCAGACACACCATGGGATGCACCCACCTGCTCAGCCTCCCGCAGCTGGATCTCCAGGGTCCTCTGCATCTCCTCGTGCTGCTGCCTCCGccgctgctcctcctcctgtaGCAGGATCTCTGCCTGCCTCTGGGCCTCcttgagcagctccagctcctgcagcttcctctccttctcctcctgcagctgcttgaGCCGCTgtgtctcctcctccttggcCGCCTTGcgctgctcccgctgctcccgctgctcccgTCGCTTCTGCTTCAGGTCCTTGTGCAGGGACTTCTTTCCCTCAGTCTGCAGCCGGATGGCCATCTGGATGGCTGGAGAGGGAGGGCACGGTCAGTGGGGACGTACAGGGGGCATGgggaagctggggaaggggtgTGGGGTGGGCACGGACCAAGCGTCCACTCCTGGCGCTGCCGGGTGTCAGAGGCGCTCATCTCGTAGGTGCGGGACAAAGTCTTCACACAGAACATGCACCTCTTCCCATCCCTGTCTGGCAACACCTGCAGGGAGAGGACACAGCACAGCATTACCCCCTGTACCTCACCTTATCCCTCCATCTTCAGCCACAGGGCTGGCTGTCCCATGCTCATGGATGTGAAATTGTGTGTTCTTGGGTGTCCCTTCCTGGAGTCTGAAGGGTCTGCTCTCCCCAAGCTGAGCATGGCCTGGGCTGTACCTCCACGCAGCAGTGCTTGTCCAATGCGATGCtccccttcttctccttccGTTCCTCGCTCATGTAGTAGGACAGGACACTGGGCTTCAGCATGAACCACCGCTCCGACCAGTTCCTCCTCAGCTGGCCCCTCTTCCAGAGGTAGCCCTGTGCCCGAGAGACACAGAGATCAAAACCGTGCTGGGGGTGGGACGGAGCTTGTGCACTGGGATATGTGGGTTACTTGCCTGTTTGAGCACATCCTCAATGACCTCCTGGTACACCTCCTCCACGGCCATGCTGATGGCCTCCTGCTCGATGCCTCTCAGGAACCGCCCCGAGTTCACCATGTCCAGGAACTGCCAGACCGTGAGCCCGCCCTGCCCCTGCGGCTCCTGGGACAGGTAATCATCCAGCTCACAGGAGTTCAGCTCCACGTTCATGGCTGTGCAGATCTTCTTCAGCAGGTACTCCACCTGTGGAGATGGGGACACTCAGTGACAGGAAGAAGCTGTCCCCACCCCACCAACCCATTTTGGAGAGCTCAAGGCCACATCTCTCTCCACCTTGGAGATGCAGGACCCTGATCCCAGAGGGATCACCCCTTGTGATGGTTGAGGCATTCCAGGCAGTGGGCTGGCTCAGGAAGCTGGAACTGGGTTAGAGTTTGACCACTACTGGgaggtttttccttttaaccCCAAGGATGGGATGCTTTGGCTGGTTTGTCTGCAGAGTAAGAAAACTCTGTAGCAGACAAGAGCCTGAGGGAGTACAGGCCAGCACTGTTAAACCCCATTCAGGACTGTTGTCTCAGAGCCACGGTGAGCTCAGCACCACTCTGCTTTCCAAAAATcactggggaggagcagggggacaGGTCCTTATGGAGACGAGCatcattttaaaactgcaaatgAAGCGCTTTTAAAAGAGTCAAGGTGGTTGACATGATGTGGGGAAGACTTATTACAGCTCAAGTTTTGCTGccagctctcctctgcccaCGATCTGGGGACTGAGACTGGTGGGTGACTGCAGGGAGCCACGCAGGAAGGTGACACACAGCAGGGTCCCCACACCCAGGTGGGTTTTTTATGTCATTTAATTGTGAGAAGGGCAAGAATTGAATGCAGTTGCTCAGGATGATTCAGTTTTTCATGGTCTGGGGAACAGGAAACACCTCTCCCAGGGCACAGGAAGTGCGGTCACCCTCCTACGTCTGCGCAACACGGTGcttcttgtcttttttctctcccccccttttttttttttttaattttagcttttcTGCTGATCTCAGGAGATTGAAGGGGTAGAAGGCAACAGCAGCCATTTGCCCAGCCAAGTTCCTTCTGCTGAGGCCACTCCTGGCTTCTGCACTTGTGCGCTCTCCCCAGATCTGCCCCCCTTCTCATGGGGGTTTAATCTGACCCCAGAGAAAGGGAGAACCTTCCCCTCTAAATGCTGTGCAATTTGGAGATTTGGCGATTACTGCCAGAGGCTTTTCTTTGGCTGGCACCTTACCCTTAACACTCTGCAtgctgggcaggggctgagcaccTGGTGGCAGTGGCCACAGGGACGGACAGCCAGGTCTGCTCTGCCACTGCCCTCTaggcaggagaggctgcagcattTTGAAGGGGTCTCCCCTCTAAAgtccccctcctctccctgggcagtgggggtggctgtgggcacagcgggggtgcccagggcagagaGCCCCCTTgtcccacccccagcctccgTTCTCTTGTCCCCTGGAGCACCACAACTTGCAGGATGCAGTGGGACATGCCAGGAAGCAATAGTGGGATATGTCACCCACAAAtggggctctgccagcacatggagccctgggaggacagggatggggggagAGGCAGGTCCTACCTCATCTGGCACCATGACGAGAGGGTATTTGTCTTCAGACAGAAAGTTGAAGAGACACCAAAGCTTGAAAGCGTCCTGGTGGGACACAACGCTATTCCCATTCCGGTCGGGTTTGTAGTTCTTCTTTGCCGTCAGGGTCCAGCAAAGCTCATCAAAGTTTTCTTTGACAAAAGCACCTTCCTCCACCTGCAGGCAGTGAGTGGGGAGCTGAAGAGCTACAGAAAGGAGTTCTGGGGGAGGAAGTGCTGTAGAGAAGAAACCTTCACTCCTAAAATCTGTCCAGTGAGAAGCATGGGGTGGttggcagcaccagcaggaaCCCTGGGGTGCAGCACATGCAGGACGGTGTGGAGCTTTCCAAGCCCACATCCCCAGTCCCTCCATGGTTTTGGGTTTCTTGTTATCCCATTCAATCACAATGAGGAACTGGGGAGTGAAGGGAAGTACTGGCCCGAGGGCAGCCAGCAGGAATGGTGCCTCCACCAGCCTCGTCCCTTCTGCTGTCACGGTTCTGTGATCATGTCCTGGCACCGTGAGCTGCCCCAGGCAGCAAGTTTGCTGCAGAAGGGTGACCTGTGATGGGGATCAGAAGAGCTCTGGCTGTCCCTGAgtgctccatcccagctgtgTGAGCCACGCACCACCAGCACAGGAGCAAACTGCGGCCTGTAGCAGTTTTAAAACTGGATGGTAAAATCCAAAAGCTTCTCTTGCTAGGAAAACCCACTTCTCCCTTTTCAGGCTGCCTCTGGGATTCTACTAACCATAGTGAAACCAGAAGGGGTGTGTTTAAAGATCACCTCCCAAAGAACCATGTGGGCAACTGGAAGGATTTTGGCCACTCTGTGATGGGGAGATTGGGCTGGGCTGACcttgggcagctcctgctctgagccgagggagctggggaaagcTTTGTCCTTGCTTGCTGCAGACCAGATCTCTGCAGCCAAGATTAGCATTGCTGGAccaggctgggcagctgctgacCAGCTCTGGGCAAGGCAAAGATGGGCACAGGGATAGGGACTGGCACAGGGACTGGCACAGGGAAAAGAACACCAGGAGAGCCAGGGGAGCAAAGGGTtactgcacccagctctggccCCTCTCTGTGAGCACACAGTGGAAGAAAGATGTCAGTCATTCTTCCTCTCCTCACATGCTTGGAGGAAACAGCACCCACAGAGCAACCTCTGGCTGTGCCAGACAAAGGTGTCTTTGAACCgtggaaaaaagggagaaagccCCTGCCcaactcctgctcctgccctggcacctcatcctcctccctctcctgtttGCCAAATGAGGTCACACCTCAAATCTGATCAtggctggagaggaaaaaagaggctGATTTTTCTCTCAGAGCCCTTCAGGAAACAtgggcagagatgctgctccaTCCAGAGCCGTGATGTAAAGGGATGATGTCATCCTTGCCAGGGAGATGCTGAGTATTAAACATTTCTCACCCATTTTGGCATTCACCTGAGCAGTCCCCATCTCTGTGCACCCTCTTTCCACCCACCAAGGCATGTGATTTCCAAGAGCTAAGGGGAGCTCCCCTCAATGTCCTCACTTGAGGACTAGCAGGTCTGGGGGATGACCAAGGAACTCACCTTGTCCAGGATGTACTTGTTGAGGTAGGGCATGTAGCCCTGGCTGGACACTGGCCCGTCATCGTCATCACGGAAATGCTCTTCCAGTGCCACGGGGTCGTGGGGGATGCACAGCACCGTGTACAGGTTGTGAGACAGCACCTGGCCAGGCACAAGGGGTGGTGAGAAGGTGAACaacctccagccctgccccagcacatCCCCAAGGTGCCACCCCCTCACTCAACCGCCTGGGGACTGTGCCCTGCATGGCATCACCTCCTGGCAGCCACAGCATCGAGTCAAGGTTTGGGTTTGGCATAATTTCCAAATGCAAACCTTAGAGAATCATTTAGAAACAGGC
It includes:
- the DEF6 gene encoding differentially expressed in FDCP 6 homolog, which translates into the protein MDLRAELLKSIWYAFTALDVEKSGKVSKSQLKVLSHNLYTVLCIPHDPVALEEHFRDDDDGPVSSQGYMPYLNKYILDKVEEGAFVKENFDELCWTLTAKKNYKPDRNGNSVVSHQDAFKLWCLFNFLSEDKYPLVMVPDEVEYLLKKICTAMNVELNSCELDDYLSQEPQGQGGLTVWQFLDMVNSGRFLRGIEQEAISMAVEEVYQEVIEDVLKQGYLWKRGQLRRNWSERWFMLKPSVLSYYMSEERKEKKGSIALDKHCCVEVLPDRDGKRCMFCVKTLSRTYEMSASDTRQRQEWTLAIQMAIRLQTEGKKSLHKDLKQKRREQREQREQRKAAKEEETQRLKQLQEEKERKLQELELLKEAQRQAEILLQEEEQRRRQQHEEMQRTLEIQLREAEQARASMQAEMVLKEAEAERQRKRILELEDMQERLQEALQQEVKARQDEEAVRYAQARLLAEEEEKLKQLMKLKEEQEEYIIKTQREKQVLKQEMENKNKCLEEAQKQLEEVRVNRQRVDQDVMAAQRKLRQASTNVKHWNVQMNRLMHPIGPGDKRTNVSGGVFAGYQPLLSRRDSSLKLKQRVEDKDSDPTRENSKENVSNGGNSSVLPSPDVDTMATEPTN